One stretch of Cygnus olor isolate bCygOlo1 chromosome 1, bCygOlo1.pri.v2, whole genome shotgun sequence DNA includes these proteins:
- the LOC121068474 gene encoding glioma pathogenesis-related protein 1-like: MTSRLFACVLALLRFCLSSGSYAPQTLPDIGDAEFIKECVREHNRVRSGVSPQASNMLYMSWDPDLAKTAKAWAKRCQFKHNTYLKEPGQTHPRFTSVGENIWTGSLSIFSVQGAINSWYKEVNDYSYTTNRCTRVCGHYTQIVWARSYKVGCAVHFCPTVQYFSGTNAAHFICNYGPAGNYGWHPYETGAACSECKGDQCVDRLCRNTERDKVISDSKWYPAWDRPACDEYCISVIILRLLFLILTIPAAWILPKYWSIAPASE, translated from the exons ATGACAAGCAGACTTTTCGCTTGCGTGCTGGCTTTACTGCgtttctgcctttcctctggCTCCTATGCACCACAGACGTTGCCTGATATTGGAGATGCTGAGTTTATTAAGGAATGTGTGAGAGAGCATAACAGAGTCCGGTCTGGAGTAAGCCCACAAGCCAGCAACATGCTTTACATG AGTTGGGATCCAGATTTGGCGAAGACTGCGAAAGCTTGGGCGAAGAGATGCCAGTTTAAACATAACACGTACCTCAAAGAGCCAGGGCAGACTCACCCCAGGTTTACCTCTGTTGGAGAAAACATCTGGACTGGCTCGCTCTCGATATTTTCCGTGCAAGGAGCCATCAACTCCTGGTACAAAGAGGTCAACGACTACAGTTATACCACTAATAGGTGTACAAGAGTGTGCGGCCATTACACACAG ATTGTTTGGGCTCGAAGCTACAAGGTTGGCTGTGCTGTCCACTTCTGTCCCACGGTGCAATACTTCTCGGGAACCAATGCAGCACACTTCATCTGCAATTACGGGCCGGC AGGGAATTATGGCTGGCACCCCTACGAGACGGGAGCAGCATGCAGCGAATGCAAGGGCGATCAGTGTGTCGACAGGCTGTGTC gaAACACGGAGCGTGACAAAGTCATTA gtgATTCCAAGTGGTATCCAGCCTGGGACAGACCTGCCTGTGATGAGTACTGCATTTCTGTGATCATTTTAAGGCTGCTCTTCCTTATTCTGACAATCCCAGCCGCCTGGATCCTGCCCAAGTACTGGTCTATAGCACCTGCCAGCGAGTAA